The window TCGATTATGGCACCGGCGCGCACGCCAACCAGATCCTCAAGGGCGTATCGATGCACCTGCAACGCGGCGAAGTGGTGGCCTTGCTGGGCCCTTCCGGCAGCGGCAAGACCACCTTGCTGCGCGCCGTGGCCGGGCTGGAAAGCCCCAAGAGCGGCACCATCGACATCGGCGAGCGCCGCGTGTACGACGGCGCGCGCAATTTCGAGATGGCGGCCGAGCACCGCAGCCTGGGGCTGGTGTTCCAGTCCTACGCGCTGTGGCCGCACAAGACCGTGTTCGATAACGTGGCTTACGGCCTGACCTTGCGCAAGATGGGCAAGAGCGAGATCGAGGCCAAGGTCAAGGAAGTGCTGGGTCAACTGGGGCTGGGCCACTTGGGCGAGCGTTATCCGCACCAGCTCTCCGGCGGCCAGCAGCAGCGGGTGGCGATTGCGCGCGCGCTGGTGTACAACCCGCCCGTGATTTTGCTCGACGAGCCGCTCTCGAACCTGGACGCCAAGCTGCGCGAGGAGGCGCGCGCCTTTTTGCGCGAGCTGATCGTGCGTCTTGGCCTGTCCGCGCTGATGGTCACGCACGACCAGGGCGAGGCGATGGCGATCTCGGACCGCATCCTGCTGCTTAATAACGGCAAGATCGAGCAGCAAGGTTCGCCGCAAAGCATGTACGAAACGCCGGACACGCTGTTTACCGCTGAATTCATGGGCAGTAACAACCGCCTTCCGGGCCAGGTGGTGGCCGGTAACGATGGCAAGGTGGCGCTGATGGTTGCCGGCGTGAGCATGCGGGGCACGGTGCGCGGTGCTGGCCTTCAGGGCGGCGGCGAGGCCACGCCGCTGATCCGGGTCGAGGATGTGAAGATCAGCGCGCAGCAGGTCGACAATGCGATCGAGATGCCGCTGTTGACCTGCATGTATCTGGGCGACCGGTGGGAGTGCCTGTTTTCGCGCGAAGGCCTGAGCCTGCGCGCGTATTCCAAGTACCGGCTGGAAGCGGGCAGCTACTGGCTGCATATGCCGCCCGCGAAGCTGTGGGTGTTCTGACGCCTACTGGATCCCGACCACGGATTCGGTCGTGCCGGGGTCGCGCTTCTTCACGAAGCGCACCACCGATTCAACGGTGACGATGTCGATCTGGCCGGCGATGCGGCGGCCCATCGGGTGGTCGTCAAAGGCCACGTTGGCGCGGAACACGCGCGCGCCGAGGCGCTTGACCGACGGTACCCAGATCGTGTTGGGCGTGTAGCCGGCCTGCTTGAGCCACGACTGGGCGGCGCCGCGATCGTCGATGGCGGTGTCGCTGGCGCTGGCGGCGTAGGTTTCGAGCACCCACTGGTTCGAGTTCTGGTACTTGGGCGAGAAGGGGAACGCCAGCATGTTGTAGTTCTCGCCGTGCAGGCGCGCCGGTGCCTGGGAGGCCAGCATGGCGACGATGCGCTTCTGGCTTTGCGCGCTCGGGATCACGATCTGGCTTTCGTAGGCGAACAAATCATCGAGGAAGAAGTTGGCCAGCCCCTGGTCGAACACTTTCGACTTCGCGGTGCCGCACTGGTTCAGCAGATGCACGACGGTCCAGCGTCCCTTGGGATGGTCGCGCCAGGTGTAGGCCATGTGCGAATAGCGCAAGTCGTACTTGGACAGGTCCTGGCCGACACGGGCGATCAGCGCGACCTCGGCCCCGGAGGCATCAAGGGCGGCGCTGGTGTTTTCGGCCAGCTTGACGGCCTTGACGAAGGCGGTGGCGTCCTGCGCGACTTCTTCGCAGGCGGTGCCGGCGTGCGCGAACTGCAGCGGCATGGCCAGCACCAGCAGCAGGAGGAAGCGTTGACCGATGCGCGTCATGCTTAGCCTTTCGAGCCGTTCTGCGAATGGTGCAACAGGCCCTTGCCCACTTCGGTCGGAATGAACGCGATCACCTTGCCGGCGGCGATGAGCACATGGCCGCTGGCGGTCGCGGTGACCGTGACGGCCTGGCCGACCAGTTTGGAGAGTCCTTTGGCGCCATCGCCACTCAATTTGACGGTGGCGGTGGAACCGTCGGCCACGTTCTTGAGCACCACCATGGTGCCGTCGGCGACGGTTTCAACGCTTTGCGCCACCACGCTGCCTCCCACGGCCACCACCAGCAAACTTCCCAGCACCACCGCACCCGACACGCCGCTCGGGGACTTCGACAGGTTCGATCCCATGTTGTGGGACTCGGCCATCGCGGCAGGATTGGCGCCGAACAGTGCACAAGCGATCGTGATAGCCGTCAGGGTGGTTTTCATGCTGTTTCTTTCAGTAAGTTGGCCGGGTTGGCAGAACACATCTTACGCAAGAATCAACTTTACTCAATGAATTGATAGTCCGTATCGCTTTTATTCTGAATAAGTATTAATATTTGCTACCAGAATTCCTAGGGATACAGAAATGCCGCACGCAATTACACTTGTCGACACCTTGAAGCGCCTCCTGAAGGGGCGGGGTATTACCTACGGCGACCTTGCCGGACGGATAGGCATGTCGGAGGCGAGCGTGAAGCGCATGTTTTCACAGAAAAATTTTACCTTGCAGCGGCTGGACGAGATCCTGACGGCCACGGGAATCGAGTTCGACGAACTCAGTGCGGCGCAGTCCGCGCCGACCCTGATTTCACACCTGACGCTGGCGCAGGAGCGCGAAATCATCGGCGACCCGCGGCTGCTGGTGGTGGCCGTGTCGGCCATGAACCACATCGGCTTCGACGATATCGTGCGCTTTTACGACATGACGGAAGCGGAAGTGACGAAGTACCTGCTGCGGCTGGACCGCATCGGCTTTCTGGAGCTGCTGCCGAATAACCGGGTCAAGCTGCTGATCGCGCGCACCTTCGGCTGGATTGCGAATGGGCCGATCCAGGGCTACTTCCGGCACGAGGCGGCGGCCGACTACCTGAACTCGCGCTTCGACGGCGAGGATGAAGTCATGCGGCTGGTGAACGTGATGCTGTCGAAGCAGTCCGGCGCCGCGTTGCTGGAGCGCCTGAAGCAGGTGGCCGCCGAATTCGCGCAGCAGCACCAGCACGAAACGCGCCTGCCGCTCGACCAGCGCCATGCGATCAGCTTCATCGTGGCCGCGCGGCCCTGGGTGCCGCAGGCATTCAAGGCCCTCTTGCGCCAGGGCTGATGGTACCCTGACGATGCAACTCCGACCTTTTTGCCACATCGAGACCTTGAGAGATCTATCAGCATGAGTCAAGCCAGCCAGTTTTCCCTCTTAAAGCAGCGCCGCTTCGCGCCGTTTTTCTGGACCCAGTTCCTCGGCGCGTTCAACGACAACGTCTTCAAGACCGCCTTGCTGGTGATTCTCACCTACGATGCCGCCAGCTGGACCAGCCTCGATCCGGCCGTCTTGAACAGCCTCATTCCCGGCTTGTTCATCCTGCCGTACGTGCTGTTTTCGGCCACCGCCGGACAGATCGCCGAAAAGGTCGAGAAGGGGCGCCTGGCGCGCTTCGTCAAGATGCTCGAAATCGGCATCATGCTCGTTGCGGGCATCGGCTGGATGACCCACACCCTGTGGCTCCTGATCGCCTCCGTGGTCGGCATGGGCGTGCATTCGACCCTGTTCGGGCCAGTCAAATACGCCTACATGCCGCAGCATCTGAAATCGGAAGAACTGGTCGGCGGTAACGGCGTGGTCGAAATGGGTACGTTCGTCGGCATCCTGCTCGGGCAGATCCTGGGCGCGGCGCTGGTACTCAAATCCAACGGGCTGCTGCTGGTGGCCGGCGCCACCATGTTCTTCGCCGTGCTCGGCCTGGTGGCCAGCTACCGCATTCCGCTGTCGCCGGCGCCCGCGCCCGACCTGAAAATCAATCCGAATCCGTTCGCCGAGTCGGTGCGCAACATTGGCCACGCGCGCAAGAACCGCACCGTGTTCCTGTCCATGCTGGGCAACTCGTGGTTCTGGTTTTACGGCGCGATGATCCTGTCGCAGTTTCCGTTGTACGCCAAGGAGTACCTGCATGGCGACTACAGCGTGTTCGTGATGCTGCTGACCGTGTTCTCGGTCGGCGTGGGCGTGGGCTCGCTGCTGTGCGAGAAGCTGTCGGGCCACAAGGTGGAAATCGGCCTGGTGCCGTTTGGCTCGATCGGCCTGTCGCTGTTCGGCATCGACCTGTATTTCGCCAGCCTCGGTTACGTGCGCCCGCCGGTCGAAGTGGAGATGATGGGCATGCTGGCGCAGGCGGGCGTAACGCGCGTGCTGTTCGACATTGCCATGATCGGCGTGTTCGGCGGCCTGTTCATCGTGCCGCTGTTCGCGCTGATCCAGACCCGCTGCGAACCGGCCCACCTGTCGCGCACCATCGGCGGCATGAATATCATGAACGCGCTGTTCATGATCGGGGCGGCCGGCGTGGCCATTGTGATGATCAAGATGGGCTTTTCGATTCCCGAAATGTTCCTCGCCACCGCGATCCTGAACGCCATCGTGGCGCTGTATATCTTCTCGCTGGTGCCGGAATTCCTGATGCGCTTCCTGGCGTGGATGCTGATTCATACCATCCACCGCGTGAAAACGGTGGACGTGGACCGCATTCCCGAAGAAGGCCCGGCGGTATTGGTGTGCAATCACGTCAGCTATGTCGATGCGATCGTGATCGGCGCGGCCAGCCCGCGTCCGATCCGCTTCGTGATGGACCATAAAATCTTCAAGATGCCGTTCATGGGCTGGCTGTTCCGCACGGCGCGCGCGATTCCGATCGCGCCGGCCAAGGAAGACCAGTTCCTGATGGAGAAGGCGTACATCGACATCGCGCAGGCACTGCACGAGGGCGACCTGGTTTGCATCTTCCCGGAAGGGCGCTTGACGTCGACCGGCGAATTGGGCGAGTTCCGCGGCGGGATTGCCAAGATCGTCGAACGCAGCAAGGTGCCGGTGATTCCGATGGCGCTGCGCGGTTTGTGGGGCAGCCTGCTCACGCGCGATCCTGGCAATCTGTTCGAGCGCACCTTCGCGCGCGGACCGCGTTCGCGCCTGGCGCTGGCGGTCGGCACGCCGGTCGCTCCGGAAGACGCCACGCCCGACTACCTGCACAAACAGGTGCTCGCCTTGCGGGGCGACTGGAAGTAAGCCAAACCGGCTTAAGGTGTCGGGTAAAGTGGTTATAATTGCAACCGTACGGCATTGTGCCGCTTCTCCCGTTTTTCAAAGGCCGCAGTATTCCATGAACAGTTTTTCGCCGCCGGTGCCATGAAAATCCGCGCCTATCTCGCGCTGATGGTTGCGGCGATCCTGATTCCGGTCATTCTGTTCTCGACGATTTCGCTGAACATGCTGCTCAAGTCCGAGCGCGAGGCGGCGCTCAAGGGCGTGCGCGAGACGGCCCGCATCTCGCTGGTGAGCATCGACCGTGAACTGACCAACACCCAGAGCGCGGTGCGCATGCTGGCCATTTCGCCGCACCTGGCGCGCGGCGACCTGGCGGGTTTTTATGAGCAGGCGCGCTTCGCCGACAAGGTGGGCGCCACCTGGACCGCGCTGATCGACGAGCGCGGGCAGCAGCTGATTAATACCGCGGTGCCGTTCGGCGCGCCCTTGCCGGGCCCGGACGCGGCCCAGCGCGTGGCCCAGGTGCTCGATGCGGGCACGCCGCAAATTTCCAATCTCATTCGCGGCGTCGTCACCCAGGCCTTGCTGGTGGTGGTGGATGTGCCGGTAACCACGCCCGACGGCATGCGCTACGTGATCGCGCAGGGTTTCAAGATCGAACATTTCAACGGTGTGCTGACCCAGGTGAACGCGCCGCCGACCTGGCTGGCCGGCGTGTACGACCGCAACGGCATGACCATCGCCCAGACCTATGGCGGTGGCGGCACCGGGCGCGGCGACACCCGACCCGACCTGCGCGAAGCGATCCGCAATAAAACCATTGGCGTGATTCGCAACGCCAGCGATGACAACCTGAAGCTGTACACGGTACTGGAACGCTCGGCGCTGTCCGGATGGACGGTAGCCGTTGGCGTGCCGGAAGCTGAAATCGAATCGGCGGCGCGGCGCGCACTGATGGTATGGATCGTGGGACTGGTGGCGGCGGTGTGCTGCGCCGCGCTGGCGGCCGTGTTCTTTGCGCGCCGGCTGTCGCGCTCCATCGGCCAGGTGGCGCGGTCGGCGCAAGCGTTGGGCGGCAGCGGGGACCCGGTCCACTCCGACGTGTCGGGCGTGGCCGAGGTGGACGAGGTGCTGGCCGCGATTGGCGCGGCTGCGGCGGTGGTGAACCAGGAAAAGCAGTCGCGCCTTGCTGCCGAAACCGAGCGCGAAATCCTGTTCGAGCGCGAACACGAAGCGCGCACCACGGCCGAACAGCAGAACCGGGCCAAGGATGAATTTTTGGCGATGCTGGGGCATGAGCTGCGCAATCCGCTGGCGGCGATCGTCAACGCGACCAGCGTGATGGCTCATCCCGCCATGCCGGCAGCGGCCAGCGAACGCGCGCGCGAGATCATCACGCGCCAGAGCGGGCACCTGACGCGCATCGTCGACGATCTGCTCGACATGGGGCGGGTTCACTCGGGGAAGATTTTGCTGGAGCGGCACGCGCTGCGGCTGGACCAGGTGATCGACAACTACATGGCCACCCTGCGCGCGTCGCAGCGCTCGGCGCGCCACGAATTGCGCGTCGATGTCGCGCCGGTCTGGGTCGATGGCGACCCGACCCGGCTTGAGCAGATCGTCTCGAACCTGCTCGACAACGCGCTCAAATACACGCCGGCCGGCGGCACGATTTCGGTCAGCGTAAGGAGCGAAGGGGAGGACGCGGTGCTGTGCGTGTCCGATTCGGGTATCGGGATTGCGCCGGAACTGATGCCGTATGTGTTCGATCTGTTCGTGCAGGGCGCACGCCCGCTCGACCGGGCGCAGGGCGGCCTGGGTGTGGGGCTTGCGCTGGTGCGCCAGTTGGCGCTGATGCACGGGGGCATGGTGGACGTGCGCAGCGCGGGCACGGGGCTGGGCAGCAGTTTCGAGCTGCACCTGCCGCGCGTGCAGCCGCCGCAGTCCGAGGTGAGCGTGCCGGCGCTCACGCCGTCCTCGCGCCAGCGCGTGCTGCTGATCGAAGATAACGAGGACGGGCGCGAGATGATGGCCATGATGCTCGAAGCGCAGCAGTACCGCGTCGATACGGCCATCGACGGTTTCGACGGCCTGCGCCAGGCTGGCGCGGCGTGCCCGGATATTGCGCTGGTCGATATCGGCCTGCCGGGCATCGATGGCTACGAGGTCGCGCGCCGCATGCGCGCCGACCCGGCCACGAGCAAGGTGCGCCTGATCGCGCTGACCGGGTATGGGCAGGACAGCGACCGCGAACGCGCGCTCGCCGCCGGTTTCGACGCGCATCTGGTCAAGCCGGTGGACATGGCGCGATTGATGGAAGCGCTGGAAAGCGCACCTGCGGCGGCCCCGCGCTTCGCGGGAACGGCCAGCTAGCTTGTCAGGCGCGAGCCCTGGGCGATGGCCAGGCGGCCGTCGGCGAGGCGCTTGATTTCGTCGAAGTTGACCGGTTTGATCAGGTGATGGTCGAAACCGGCGTCGAGGGTGCGCTGGCGCGCGTCGCTCTGGCCCCAGCCGGTCAGCGCGATCATCAGCACCGACTGCGAGCCGGGCTTGAGGCGGATGCGGCGCGCGGCCTCGTAGCCGTCCATGCTCGGCATGCCGAGGTCCATCACGATCATGTCGGGCATGTCCTGTTCCACCGCCTGCACCGCTTCATAGCCGTCGTAGGCGGTGGCAACGTTACAGTTTTCCATTTCAAACAGCGCCTGCAGCGAGTCCGCGGCATCGCGGTTATCGTCCACCACCAGCACCCTGGGGCGCTGGTCGCTTGAACCGATGATGTCCGCCACGCTCGCCGCGACGGCGGGCCGCGCTTCGGTCACGACCGGCAGCGTGACCACGAATTCGCTGCCCTTGCCCAGGCCTTCGCTGGTCGCCTGCACGCTACCGCCATGCATCTCGGCGAACTGGCGCGACAGGCTCAAGCCGATACCGAGGCCGCTGGCGATCTGGCCGGACAGCGGCCGGCTTTGCTCGAACATCGCGAAGATGCGGCCGATGGCGGCTGGTTCGAGGCCGATGCCGGTGTCCTTGACGTAGATTTTCAGGGCGCCGAATTCGACCAGCGCGCGCACGCTGATGTAGCCTTCGAACGGCGTGAACTTGACCGCGTTCGAGACGATGTTGGCAACGATCTGCACCACGCGCGCGTAGTCGGCATACAGCACGACCGGGTCGGGCGGGATGGCGACATCGATCTTGATATGCTTGGCCGCCGCCGCTGCCGAACACAGTTCGGTGACGTGCTCCATCACTTGCGCGAAGGTCGTGTAGTCGCGCTGCAGTTCGATCTTGCCGCTGTTGATGCGGGCGACGTCGAGCAGGTCGTCGACGAGGCGGGTCAGGTGCGTCACCTGGCGCTCGATCACGTCGCTGACCTTCTTGACGGGCGCCTGGTCGGGATACAGGTGATTGAGGACGCTCATCGAGGTGCGGATCGGCGCGAGCGGGTTACGCAGTTCGTGACCGAGGCTGGCCAGGAATTCGTCCTTGCGGCGGTCGGTTTCGCGCACCTGGTACTGCTTTTCTCGGGCGCGCAGCACCGATTGCAGGGAGGTGATGAGGGTCAGGGTGCGGACCGGGCGCTCGAGCAAGGTGACGTTGCCGAGGGTGTTGATGGCCTGGCGCACGCTGAGGGAATCGGGGCCGCGGTGCGTCAGCAGCACGATCGGCAGGTCCGACCAGTTGGGCTGGCGCTGGACGAATTCGCCGAGCGCTTTCAGACCGCCGTTGGACAGCGCTTCTTCGACCGTGAGCACGGCGCCGACGCCGATCAGCAGCTCTTCGGAGAGCTTCTGCGCGGTTTCGGCGACCAGGTTATCGACTTGCGCCAGCGTGAGCATCTTCGATGCCAGCACCGCGTCTTGGCCGGTCGGGGCGTAGATCAGGACTCGCTTTTCCATGGCTGTTATCGCTTATCCGTTTTCGTCGTCGAACAGCACGTGGCAGTCGCTGTCGTCGAAGGTGGGAATCCCGGTCAGGATGCCGTGGAAGTTGGTCAGCACGTCGCCTACCTGAATGCCCTTGGCGCTCATCGTGAACAGGCGGATGGTGCGCTCATGCAGGCCGACCCGCTTCTTGAAGACGGAGATAGCCTGGCGCACCTTTCCGCGCGCCTCGAAGTAGCGCAGCATGATGACGCTGTCGGCGATGTAGCTGGCGTCGACCGTGGTGGTCATGTTGGAGCCGATGACGCCGGGCTGCACGCCGACCAAAATGGTGACCACGCCGCGCTGGCCCAGGTAGGTAAGCAGTTCGTGCATATGGGTGGCCAGGAAGCGCTCGTCGGGCATGGCCTTGAGGTAGCCATTGAGGCTGTCGATGACGATCACGCGCGCGCCGCCGGCTTCGGCATCGGTCACGGACTGCATGAATTCGCCGGGTGCCATTTCGGCCGGGTCGATCTGCTTGATGATCAGCAGGCCACTATCGATCGCGCCCTGGAGGTCGATACCGAGACCGGTGGAGCGCAGCAGCAGGTTGTTGGCCGCTTCCTCGAACAGGAACATGGCCGCTTTCTGGCCGCGCTGGGTGGCCGCGTACACGTACTGCGCGCACAGCGAGGATTTGCCGGTGCCCGGTGGGCCGGAGAGCAGGGTGCTGGTGCCTTCATCGAGGCCGCCGCCGGTCAGGGTGTCGAGTTGCGCGATGCCGCTCGAGAGCTGTTTGCGTTCGGTGTGCACGCGCGTGTGGGCGGCGATCAGGCGCGGGAACACCACCAGGCCGCCGGTGACGATCTTGTAGTCGTGCGAGCCGCCGCGAAAGGCGATGCCGCGGTATTTGACGATGCGCACGCGGCGCCGTTCGGAGCCGTAGTCCTGGTTGATCAGTTCGAGCGTGATGACGCCGTGCGCCACGCTGCGCACCTGCAGGTCGCCCGAGAGGGCGGTGCGGTCGTCGAGGAACAGGGTGGTGCAGCCTTTGCCGGACAGGTACTGCTTGAGCGCGAGCACCTGGCGCCGGTAGCGCAGCGGGCTTTCGGCCAGCAGCTGCAGCTCGGACAGCGAATCGAGGACCACGCGGGTCGGCTTGTACTTTTCGATCGTGTCGAGAATGCGCTGGGTGGTCATGCCCATCTCGATTTCGGACGGGTGGAAAATGGTGAACTGGTGGTCGGGGTGGAGGATGTTTTCGTTGGGGATGATGTCCTCGACGTGGATGCCGTCCATCGACCAGCCGTGCGACTGCGCCACCGCCTTGAGTTCGACCCGGGTTTCGGCCAGGGTGATGTAGATGACCGATTCGCCGCGGCGTACGCCTTCGTACAGGAACTGGAGGGCGAGCGTGGTCTTGCCTGTGCCGGGCTCGCCTTCAATCAGGAACAGGCGGTCACTGGTGAGGCCGCCACCAAGGATGGTGTCCAGTCCCGGTACGCCGGTTGAAAGAAAGCGGCTGGTGTCGCTGTTCTGTTTTTCCATGGAGGGATTCTCCGTTTTTCTCATCGTAAATTTTGATAATTGCAACACTGTATGATAAATAGTACATGAATGCGATCCGGGTGGTAGTTCTGTACGGAAGCAAAACCGTTAGCTGAATTGCAGAGTGGCAACGAGGGTTTTGATGGGCGGTTTGAGCTGGCGCAAAGCGGTACGTGGCGGCGGGTGACGCATGCGATTTTGTGTGCCAAAAACGTAAGATGCTCTGATATAATTCGCAGCTCGTCGGGGCGTAGCGCAGCCTGGTAGCGTACTTGCATGGGGTGCAAGGGGTCGAGTGTTCGAATCACTCCGTCCCGACCAATATAATCAAAGACTTAGCGGAAGCCGGCACATGCCGGCTTTTTGTTTTTCTGCTCCGTGCCTTACCGGTGCCCTAAATCCTAGCCGTGCCTTAGTAGGTGGCTTTCGCCAAGATAGGACTATTGCGCTTACCTAATCGAAGTTCTTGCTCAGCTGACTAGCCGTGGCCCGCTACCTACGGTGGCCTTACTTGCAGGGCGGCATCGTCCTCATCTGGCTCGTCGTCATAGCTGCGGTCATCGGGGTCGAGCACCCACAGCGGAACTGTCAGCATAGCGATATCGCCGGCGCGCAGGAATGCGCTCTCCCCATCTTCGTCGACGAAGTGCAGACGCTGGTGCTGGTGAACGCCGCCGAATGTTAGAACAAAGAAAATTCTATTGAAGTAACTTCTTTCGTTCTCAATATCCGGGTTGGCCTCGGACTCGGCCCCGAACGAGAGTGGGGTGCTGTCAGTCGAAACGAAAACCTGCACCCTTTGCTCGTGTCCTGACACCGCTGACGGGCAGCGCGGCGATCACGCAACGCGCGGGCCGGTGATGACACGCAGAAGATGCCAATAGCCTCCCTTCGGTACCCCTTGTAGGCTTCGCGACGTGCTTGGTGCCGCCGGTGCCAGCCATCCAAGGAGACCTGTTTGAGTTCGATCCCCGCTACCCCCAAGCGCGATCGCTGGGCGCACTTGCGCTTCTCGATCGTCGGTCCGCTGCTGGCGGCGCCGCCGCAGCCGGGCCAGTTATACGGTGCCATCCGCGACCTGGCGGCCAAGACCTGGCGTAACCCCATGTCCGGAACCGATGTGCGATTTGCCACCGCGACCATTGAGCGCTGGTTCTACGCCGCGCGCCCAACTCCGTCAGTTGCCGATACAGGCCATATCCGCACGGTCCCGCCTCGTAGCACAACGAAAGCGCGGCGTCGCCCTTGCGCAGTTGACGCACCAGCTTGGTTATCGCTTCCGCCGTATTGGCGATCTCGCCGAGGTAGCGCACCTCGCCGCCACCCGCCTCGGCGACTGACACTGCGATCGTCGCTTTGTGCACATCCATCCCGACAAACTTGGTAAACTGGTTCATGACCTGCCTCCTCAATTGCGGCTATGTGCTGCCGTACTCCCAACGAAATGGCAGTAGAACAGGGGCGGGGCTTGGCTTAACGATTTCCATGCAGAGCATCAGGGCTAACGATGGAATCCGCGTTTCATCGTCACCCACCTGACTGGGGGGCCAAGGCATTGTACGAAAGTTCACTGCATCTTGTAACAATGTGCTATGCCCCCAAGTTTCAAGAGTAGGATAGTCCGACGGTAAGCCCATAGGGCCTCTTTCCGGACATCTGACAATGGAAAAGCTGGCCATGGAAGATTTTGCTTTTGTTTCACCGCTCACCCCGCGCTCAACAGGCGATCCCCGCGTTGCGCCGGTCGATACGGTCGCGCTACCCGAACTTCAGACTTTTCTGGAGTGCGTAACGATCGCTTATGGGGTAACGGCGGCCTGGGTCGCCTTTTCTGACGGAACGCCACCCTGTTTCGCTGCGCCTTTAGATACTGCCACAGTTGCTGTGCTGACGAGCGACGTGGCGTTGCTTTCCCATGCGTGCAGCAGTGAATCACAACTAGTCGTTGCCGATGTCACGTACGATCCGCGTTTTCCGGCCGCTGCTTGGGCCACTGCATCAATCGGAATACGTTTTTTCGCTAGCACGCCGATATTGCTGGAACATGGAAAGCGCGTGGGGACGCTGTGTGTTGCTGCCCCATTGCCGCGCTCTCTTGACGCTGCCGAGACCGGCAAGCTTGGGGCGCTGGCGGCAACAGTGGCAAGAATAATAGAGGGGGCACGCACGAAGCATCGGGACGATGCCGTGCAGACTGAACTGCACCGCACGAAAGCGCTTCTGGACCGCACCGGAACAATGGCCGGGGTAGGGGGATGGGAAGTCGATTTGGTGGCAAATACGATTTTTTGGTCCGATGAAACATGCCGCATCCACGGGGTTCCGACTGGATATCTACCGAAGATGAGCGAAGCAATCGGGTTTTACCAGCCGCATGTTCGCCCTGTCATAGAAGGGGCCATCGCCCTGGCTACTGCGACAGGCGAGCGTTGGGACCTTACGCTGCCGTTTGTTCAAAAGAATGGCACGCAAATCTGGGTCCGTGCAGTAGGAACTGCCGAGTTTGATGTGGGCAAACCTGTACGCCTAGTTGGAGCATTTCAAGATATTACTGAACGACATCTCGCAGAGGTAGCGCTTACGATCAGTGAGTCGCAATTTCGTGCGTCCTTCGAGGCGGCTTCGCATGGCATCGCGCTGGTATCGACCACCGGAAAATTTTTGAAGGTCAATCAGTCACTCTGCAACATGTATGGCTACAACGAAGCGGAACTACTCGACATTGACTTTCAAACGCTC of the Massilia violaceinigra genome contains:
- a CDS encoding ATPase domain-containing protein; translated protein: MEKQNSDTSRFLSTGVPGLDTILGGGLTSDRLFLIEGEPGTGKTTLALQFLYEGVRRGESVIYITLAETRVELKAVAQSHGWSMDGIHVEDIIPNENILHPDHQFTIFHPSEIEMGMTTQRILDTIEKYKPTRVVLDSLSELQLLAESPLRYRRQVLALKQYLSGKGCTTLFLDDRTALSGDLQVRSVAHGVITLELINQDYGSERRRVRIVKYRGIAFRGGSHDYKIVTGGLVVFPRLIAAHTRVHTERKQLSSGIAQLDTLTGGGLDEGTSTLLSGPPGTGKSSLCAQYVYAATQRGQKAAMFLFEEAANNLLLRSTGLGIDLQGAIDSGLLIIKQIDPAEMAPGEFMQSVTDAEAGGARVIVIDSLNGYLKAMPDERFLATHMHELLTYLGQRGVVTILVGVQPGVIGSNMTTTVDASYIADSVIMLRYFEARGKVRQAISVFKKRVGLHERTIRLFTMSAKGIQVGDVLTNFHGILTGIPTFDDSDCHVLFDDENG
- a CDS encoding hybrid sensor histidine kinase/response regulator → MEKRVLIYAPTGQDAVLASKMLTLAQVDNLVAETAQKLSEELLIGVGAVLTVEEALSNGGLKALGEFVQRQPNWSDLPIVLLTHRGPDSLSVRQAINTLGNVTLLERPVRTLTLITSLQSVLRAREKQYQVRETDRRKDEFLASLGHELRNPLAPIRTSMSVLNHLYPDQAPVKKVSDVIERQVTHLTRLVDDLLDVARINSGKIELQRDYTTFAQVMEHVTELCSAAAAAKHIKIDVAIPPDPVVLYADYARVVQIVANIVSNAVKFTPFEGYISVRALVEFGALKIYVKDTGIGLEPAAIGRIFAMFEQSRPLSGQIASGLGIGLSLSRQFAEMHGGSVQATSEGLGKGSEFVVTLPVVTEARPAVAASVADIIGSSDQRPRVLVVDDNRDAADSLQALFEMENCNVATAYDGYEAVQAVEQDMPDMIVMDLGMPSMDGYEAARRIRLKPGSQSVLMIALTGWGQSDARQRTLDAGFDHHLIKPVNFDEIKRLADGRLAIAQGSRLTS